A genomic stretch from Candidatus Tanganyikabacteria bacterium includes:
- a CDS encoding DUF4160 domain-containing protein, translated as MGTLLREGGLRYELRFREGNHERPHVHVHKRGVPPASIALDGEVLVPGGLPTADLAQACNTVGRYREVWSAMWRRIHGQETHI; from the coding sequence ATGGGTACGCTGCTTCGCGAAGGCGGGCTCAGGTATGAGCTCCGCTTCCGGGAGGGCAATCACGAACGGCCGCACGTTCACGTACACAAGCGCGGTGTCCCTCCAGCGTCGATTGCGCTCGACGGGGAGGTTCTGGTGCCGGGAGGCCTTCCCACGGCCGATCTGGCACAGGCATGCAACACCGTCGGAAGGTACCGGGAAGTTTGGTCCGCGATGTGGAGAAGGATCCATGGCCAGGAAACCCACATTTGA
- a CDS encoding DUF2442 domain-containing protein produces MARKPTFEQQMLRAQAAYEAALASPFRVMSARYLDPPADRLLFFLQNGVELSIPRGLLEELAGAPLSALRAVSVDYDGICFEEIDVAIDQQGLLADMVGARDARLFGRQGGSARSEAKQRAARENGRKGGRPRKAAR; encoded by the coding sequence ATGGCCAGGAAACCCACATTTGAGCAGCAGATGTTGCGCGCTCAAGCCGCCTACGAAGCAGCTCTGGCAAGTCCGTTCAGGGTGATGTCGGCTCGGTATCTCGATCCGCCGGCTGATCGGCTCTTGTTTTTCCTGCAAAACGGCGTCGAGTTGAGCATCCCCAGAGGCTTGCTGGAGGAGCTGGCCGGGGCGCCGCTTTCAGCCTTGCGCGCCGTGTCGGTCGACTACGACGGTATCTGTTTCGAGGAGATCGACGTGGCAATTGACCAGCAGGGGTTGCTCGCAGACATGGTGGGCGCTCGCGATGCGCGACTGTTCGGTCGTCAGGGTGGAAGCGCCAGAAGCGAGGCCAAGCAGAGGGCAGCCCGAGAAAACGGCAGGAAGGGAGGAAGGCCCAGGAAGGCGGCCAGATAG